A single Musa acuminata AAA Group cultivar baxijiao chromosome BXJ2-1, Cavendish_Baxijiao_AAA, whole genome shotgun sequence DNA region contains:
- the LOC135598208 gene encoding uncharacterized protein LOC135598208 — protein sequence MADHVPRIAMWTGLRQHLVKLTSHFLRSASDYIRFHAVCKCWRSAVPPWPRHLPAQLPFLLYLSTPEPRNSSAFCLANAFNGSMRRLPHTTSMYCIGSSYGWLILISKVTSAVSLFNPVTAEDIPLPPLSTLPSCVLLLFYQSEDDIGSYFIKTDYPNIPVESIRCASPQGTSQGSWGMPSTT from the coding sequence ATGGCCGACCATGTCCCAAGAATAGCTATGTGGACAGGGCTTCGCCAGCATCTCGTCAAGCTCACCTCCCATTTCTTGAGAAGTGCCTCCGACTACATCCGCTTCCACGCCGTCTGCAAGTGTTGGCGTTCCGCCGTCCCCCCCTGGCCCCGTCACCTCCCCGCTCAGCTCCCCTTCCTCCTCTACCTCTCTACCCCGGAACCAAGAAACAGTTCTGCCTTCTGCCTCGCCAATGCCTTTAATGGAAGCATGCGCCGCCTACCTCACACCACCAGCATGTATTGCATCGGCTCCTCTTACGGGTGGCTCATCCTCATCTCCAAAGTCACCTCCGCGGTCTCCCTCTTCAACCCCGTCACCGCCGAAGACATTCCTCTCCCCCCACTCTCCACCCTCCCATCATGCGTACTGCTCTTGTTCTACCAATCGGAGGATGACATCGGATCTTACTTCATCAAAACGGACTACCCCAACATTCCGGTCGAGTCCATTCGGTGTGCGTCGCCGCAAGGGACTTCCCAGGGTTCCTGGGGAATGCCATCTACTACGTGA